The genomic stretch TTTAAATCAAAATAAGCTAGTCTATCTCCTTTAACAAGTAATTTCGCATTAAAAACTTTTTCATAAAACTCTATAGACTTTTCTAAATTAGATACTGAAAAAGTTATATGATTTATTGGTACCATAACATCTACCTCCAGAATTAATATATTAGAGTTTATATTATATTACATCCTAAAGTATTTTTAGCTTCTTTTAATGCAAAATTATGAGCTTCTTCATCAAAAGAGGCTACTCCATCTTCATATATATTTACTTTATAATTTATATTTCTTCCATCAGCAGCTGTGTAAAGGACACAAATATTAGTGTTGACCCCTACTAGATATATTTCATCTACTCCTTTTTCTCTTAAATAAAGATCTAAATCAGTACCAAAGAATGAACTATAACGTCTTTTTTTAATAACTTTATCCTCTTCTTTAACCTTTAATTCATCAATTATTTCACTACCCTTCGTTCCTGCTATACAGTGAGGTGGAAACATATCAAATTCCTTATCATCTTTTTCATGGTTATCACATATATAGATTATTGGATAATTTTTTTCTCTAAACTCTTTAGTCTTTTGATTTATGAAACTGACTATTTCTTTACCTGACTGGCCAGTAGTTAATGCTCCATCCTCATCAATAAAATCTTTCAACATATCAATTATTAACAAAGCCTTCATTTTGAAACCCTCCAGTATTAAAATTATTATTAAATCATTTTATAATATAAAATGCCATTTTCCTCAAATCTACCAATTTCACTTTCATAATATAAATGTTCTAAATGAGACATGGCTTCTCCAGAAGCAAACCATTTTTGTGGATTAGGAAAATCCCTCCATTTATCATAACTTAAATCCCAATGCATATTTGCTGCTACATCCCTTACAGTCATTTTTTTATTCTTAAGTATTTCTTTTATCTCCTGCAACCGTTCTCCATGGTGTGCCAACATTTCAGAAATCCTTCTTTTATGATCTCCTATAATATTTCTATGAGATGAGAGAAAGTAGTCTATATTATAGTTATATATCTTTTTTAAACTATCAAAATATACTGATAATATATCCTCTTCGAAATCCCAAAAAGAAATATTAGGGGTTATACTCTCTAGTACATGATCACCACCGAAAAATAATTTATGTTTTTTCTCATAAAGTCCAATATGTCCTGGTGTATGTCCTGGAATATCTATTACTTCAAAAGAATATTTGCCTATGTTTAATACATCTCCTTCAACTAAAGGTATAAAATCAATAGGCTCC from Tissierellales bacterium encodes the following:
- a CDS encoding MBL fold metallo-hydrolase, yielding MLTKVYTSIYLNEIPLPNNPLRALNSYIIISEDKNLIIDTGFNRKECKYALMKGIKKLGLDLNNTYLLVTHLHADHSGLAGELSKAGVKVYAGKIDGKLINEMTSDKYWQGFEKHKILFDLEKDNISFDDHPGYKYCLKEPIDFIPLVEGDVLNIGKYSFEVIDIPGHTPGHIGLYEKKHKLFFGGDHVLESITPNISFWDFEEDILSVYFDSLKKIYNYNIDYFLSSHRNIIGDHKRRISEMLAHHGERLQEIKEILKNKKMTVRDVAANMHWDLSYDKWRDFPNPQKWFASGEAMSHLEHLYYESEIGRFEENGILYYKMI
- a CDS encoding isochorismatase family cysteine hydrolase; the protein is MKALLIIDMLKDFIDEDGALTTGQSGKEIVSFINQKTKEFREKNYPIIYICDNHEKDDKEFDMFPPHCIAGTKGSEIIDELKVKEEDKVIKKRRYSSFFGTDLDLYLREKGVDEIYLVGVNTNICVLYTAADGRNINYKVNIYEDGVASFDEEAHNFALKEAKNTLGCNII